One Pyrus communis chromosome 13, drPyrComm1.1, whole genome shotgun sequence genomic window carries:
- the LOC137713318 gene encoding ethylene-responsive transcription factor ERF024-like translates to MHATNTTTTSSSTTTSIVPGRHPTYRGVRRRSSGKWVSEIREPKKPNRIWLGTFPTPEMAAVAYDVAAIALKGQDAELNFPNSASSLPVPASTSSRDIQAAASSAAAAMGVAIDRCSYSRDEVQGGHHNVHQAHKTVDEDDRFVLNHEFVDEDLIFNMPNVLVNMAEGMLLSPPRLDIAGDDAVDADQEQGDQNLWKFY, encoded by the coding sequence ATGCACGCCACGAATACTACTACAACGTCAAGCAGTACCACCACTTCCATTGTCCCAGGGCGTCACCCAACATACCGTGGTGTACGCCGCAGGAGTAGTGGAAAATGGGTTTCGGAAATCCGAGAGCCCAAAAAACCTAATAGGATTTGGCTAGGCACATTTCCCACACCCGAAATGGCCGCGGTTGCTTATGACGTGGCCGCTATCGCTCTCAAGGGTCAAGATGCTGAGCTCAACTTCCCCAACTCCGCTTCTTCATTGCCCGTGCCAGCCTCCACTTCGTCACGTGACATCCAGGCGGCGGCATCCTCCGCTGCTGCGGCCATGGGAGTTGCAATTGATCGCTGTTCTTATTCAAGGGATGAGGTGCAAGGTGGTCACCATAATGTTCATCAGGCTCATAAGACAGTTGATGAGGATGACAGATTTGTGCTGAATCATGAGTTTGTTGATGAGGATCTGATCTTTAATATGCCTAACGTTCTAGTGAACATGGCTGAGGGAATGCTGCTTAGCCCTCCTCGCTTGGACATAGCTGGTGATGATGCTGTAGATGCTGATCAAGAACAAGGGGACCAGAACCTTTGGAAATTTTACTAA
- the LOC137711850 gene encoding UPF0481 protein At3g47200-like, translating into MDTNPLQQQQPNMDSHSISIWEVNKDRLATMYQMISEPPKLLSNAAGKPSCCIFRVPQSLLEINGKSYNPHIVSIGPYHRGEPRVKMIEEHKWKYLGSLLARTEPKGLSLKDYLKALEPLEQEARECYSERINLTTEEFLEMLVLDGCFIIELLRKVGLLVRFERDDPLVNMVWIIPFLVRDFLRLENQIPYFVLLALFDLTTTEEHKENGKSLSLLALEFFNNHMQRPDHVIQKHHNLTGMHLLDLLRSSVIPPGHEEPRSSNTIPTHTIHCVSKLRCAGIKLNRGKGESFLVIKFKRGVIEMPTITVDDFMSSFLLNCVAYEQCHKSTSKHITTYATLLDCLVNTYKDVEYLCDRNILENYFGNDGEVARFINNLGKDVAFDMDGCYLSKLFNDVHHYYGNSWHVQWASFKYTYFDTPWSFISAFAALILLILTLAQTFYTVMSYYPPL; encoded by the exons ATGGACACCAATCCACTGCAGCAACAACAACCCAACATGGACAGCCATTCAATCAGCATCTGGGAAGTGAACAAGGATCGGTTGGCCACCATGTACCAGATGATCTCAGAACCCCCAAAACTCCTAAGCAATGCAGCAGGCAAACCCTCCTGCTGCATCTTCAGAGTCCCACAGAGTCTTCTCGAGATAAACGGCAAGTCGTACAACCCCCACATCGTCTCCATCGGTCCATACCACAGAGGAGAGCCACGGGTCAAGATGATCGAAGAGCACAAGTGGAAATATTTGGGTTCTTTGCTTGCAAGGACAGAGCCCAAAGGGTTGTCTTTAAAGGACTACTTGAAGGCCTTGGAGCCATTGGAACAAGAAGCTAGAGAGTGTTACTCAGAAAGAATAAATCTTACCACGgaagaatttttggaaatgttGGTTCTTGATGGTTGTTTTATAATCGAATTGTTACGAAAAGTCGGCCTTTTGGTCCGGTTCGAGCGTGACGATCCTCTTGTCAACATGGTTTGGATAATCCCATTTTTGGTTAGGGATTTTCTTAGGCTCGAAAATCAAATACCCTACTTTGTTCTCCTGGCTTTGTTTGATCTCACAACTACGGAAGAACATAAAGAAAATGGGAAGTCATTGTCGTTGCTTGCCTTGGAATTTTTCAACAACCATATGCAGAGGCCTGATCATGTCATTCAAAAGCACCACAATCTTACCG GTATGCATTTGCTCGATTTGTTGCGCTCAAGTGTTATACCGCCAGGCCATGAGGAGCCACGTAGTAGCAACACCATACCAACACATACCATCCATTGTGTCTCGAAGCTTCGCTGTGCAGGAATCAAGCTCAATCGGGGCAAGGGCGAAAGCTTCTTGGTGATTAAATTCAAGCGCGGAGTCATCGAAATGCCAACTATAACAGTCGACGATTTCATGAGTTCCTTCTTGCTCAACTGTGTGGCCTATGAGCAGTGCCACAAGTCAACTTCTAAGCACATCACCACCTACGCAACATTGCTCGATTGCCTTGTGAACACATACAAGGATGTTGAGTATTTGTGTGACCGTAACATCCTCGAGAATTACTTTGGGAACGATGGGGAAGTTGCTCGATTTATTAATAATTTGGGGAAGGATGTGGCTTTTGATATGGATGGGTGTTACTTGTCAAAGTTGTTCAATGACGTGCATCACTATTATGGGAATAGTTGGCATGTTCAATGGGCTAGCTTCAAGTATACTTATTTTGATACTCCATGGTCCTTCATATCTGCGTTTGCtgctttgattttgttgatacTCACCTTGGCACAGACCTTTTACACTGTTATGAGTTACTATCCTCCACTATGA
- the LOC137712023 gene encoding dehydration-responsive element-binding protein 1B-like, with protein sequence MENLTDDRSSSTSIISVPTLMQTSMGVVKKRKAGRKKFTETRHPVYKGVRQRCGKWVCELRQPDHKKSRIWLGTFTSPDMAARAYDVAALALKGESASLNFPNEASALPRFESNAYTVKDIQCAALEAAEAFLEVKGKASSSSSLKLEKVEEEEVRKVVYLDEEELFNMPGLIDSMAEGLILTPPSLQKGFNWNEYDDDDWGNNTTDISLWSD encoded by the coding sequence ATGGAAAATTTAACCGATGATAGATCGTCTTCAACTTCGATTATTTCTGTTCCAACCCTAATGCAAACTAGTATGGGGGTGGTTAAAAAGAGAAAGGCAGGGAGGAAGAAGTTCACAGAGACTAGGCACCCAGTTTACAAAGGTGTGAGGCAAAGGTGTGGGAAGTGGGTGTGTGAGCTGAGGCAACCCGATCACAAGAAATCGCGGATATGGCTCGGAACTTTCACTAGCCCTGACATGGCTGCTAGGGCTTATGATGTTGCAGCCTTGGCTCTCAAGGGTGAGTCTGCTTCACTCAACTTTCCTAACGAGGCAAGTGCTTTGCCGCGCTTCGAGTCGAATGCTTATACCGTAAAGGACATACAATGTGCTGCCTTAGAGGCTGCCGAGGCATTCTTGGAGGTTAAAGGTAAagcctcttcatcttcttctttgaagttggagaaggtagaggaagaagaggtgAGAAAAGTTGTGTATTTGGATGAGGAGGAGTTGTTCAACATGCCGGGGTTGATTGATAGCATGGCTGAGGGTTTGATCCTCACTCCACCATCCCTGCAAAAGGGTTTTAATTGGAACGAATATGACGACGACGACTGGGGGAATAATACTACTGACATTTCCTTGTGGAGTGACTGA